Genomic window (Vanessa tameamea isolate UH-Manoa-2023 chromosome 3, ilVanTame1 primary haplotype, whole genome shotgun sequence):
ATTGCGAAATTATTGGATGTCTTAGTTGTTAACGTAGGCCACGTGCGATATCATCattagttttgattttttttgattGCAGGCACTAAAATGACGAACTCCAAGGGTTACCGTCGTGGTACTAGGGACTTGTTCGCCCGCAGGTTCCGCACACATGGAACTATTCCGCTTTCCACGTACATGAAAGTGTACAAAGTCGGCGACATCGTTGACATTAGGGTAAGCGccatacaaatcaaaatatcatttttttaattattttctacttCAAAGTAATAgcgtaacaataaaataatattaattatatttctcattATAGTCTATAATGTATCTATATCTATTGTAGGGTAATGGTGCAGTCCAGAAGGGTATGCCTCACAAAGTCTACCACGGAAAAACTGGCCGTGTATACAATGTAACAGCCCATGCACTTGGAGTTATTGTTAACAAGAGGGTGCGAGGAAGAATCATCCCCAAGAGGATCAACATTCGCATTGAGCACGTCAAGCACTCCAAGTGCCGTGAGGACTTCCTCAAGCGCGTCAAAGAAAACGAGAGGCTACTCAAAGAGGCCAAGGAAGCCGGCAAAGTCGTCAACCTCAAGAGACAGCCACAGCCACCAAGAGCAGCACATATTGTTAAAGGCACTGAGAAGCCAGTCTTACTTGCTCCAATCCCCTACGAGTTTGTAGCTtaaagtgaaatatattatttttaagtatttttttctttcatttatattttatttaaataatcaaaataaaatgtaacattagaatttaaaaatatatattcaaaatatcaaaCTGTCCCACAAGTATTATATTGTAGTAGTAGTAGAAAGTATCCATAAGCAAAACAGTAATCaattttaagaaaaagaaatagactgagcttttcatttatttgtaaatggcTTCATTATGCCAACTAAGTTAAACAAaggtaaataatttactacagtgtaaaaaaacatttattgacccTAGAAAGATGGTAATCTGTAGAACcagtcttttaaaattattcttttaagttCCTGGCCAGGATACTAGGACAAAATTAATAGATTAATGTATTGTCATT
Coding sequences:
- the LOC113397265 gene encoding large ribosomal subunit protein eL21, which translates into the protein MTNSKGYRRGTRDLFARRFRTHGTIPLSTYMKVYKVGDIVDIRGNGAVQKGMPHKVYHGKTGRVYNVTAHALGVIVNKRVRGRIIPKRINIRIEHVKHSKCREDFLKRVKENERLLKEAKEAGKVVNLKRQPQPPRAAHIVKGTEKPVLLAPIPYEFVA